The following proteins are co-located in the Paludibaculum fermentans genome:
- a CDS encoding NAD-dependent epimerase/dehydratase family protein gives MRIAVIGGSGHIGTYLIPQLVEAGHAVLCVSRGQRQPYQPHDGWAVVEHVPLDRMVEEAAGTFGSRLAELKADAVIDLTCYTLGSARQLVEALRGNVGHFLHCGTIWIHGHSVEVPTTEDQPRRPISDYGRQKAAIEEYLLGEAREHGFPATLLHPGHLVGCGWLPLNPAANFNPEVFEKLAQGGAVVLPNFGLETVHHVHAADVAQAFTNAVARRSASTGESFHIVSPAALTLRGFAERVAGWFGKEANLSFLPWNEWRETVSQKDAEMTWDHIARSPNCSIAKAQRLLDYRPRYRSDEAVRESLLWWRSR, from the coding sequence ATGCGTATCGCCGTCATTGGTGGTTCCGGACACATCGGGACCTATCTCATTCCACAACTCGTCGAGGCCGGCCATGCCGTGCTGTGTGTCAGCCGGGGCCAGCGTCAGCCCTATCAACCGCACGATGGGTGGGCCGTGGTAGAGCACGTCCCGCTGGATCGCATGGTGGAAGAGGCCGCGGGTACCTTTGGCTCGCGCCTTGCGGAACTGAAAGCCGACGCGGTCATCGACCTCACGTGCTACACGCTCGGGAGTGCGCGGCAATTGGTGGAGGCGCTGCGCGGCAATGTGGGCCACTTTCTCCACTGCGGAACCATCTGGATCCACGGCCACAGTGTGGAGGTCCCCACGACTGAGGATCAACCGCGAAGACCCATCAGCGACTATGGCCGCCAGAAGGCTGCGATCGAGGAGTACCTGCTCGGCGAGGCGCGCGAGCACGGGTTTCCGGCTACGCTGCTGCATCCCGGACACCTGGTGGGTTGCGGTTGGCTGCCGCTCAACCCAGCGGCAAACTTCAATCCGGAGGTATTCGAGAAACTGGCGCAGGGTGGGGCAGTGGTCCTTCCGAACTTCGGACTGGAGACCGTGCATCACGTGCACGCCGCCGACGTGGCGCAGGCGTTCACGAATGCTGTCGCGCGCAGGTCTGCATCGACAGGCGAGTCTTTCCACATCGTCTCTCCCGCGGCCCTGACGTTGCGCGGCTTTGCCGAGCGGGTGGCCGGCTGGTTCGGAAAGGAAGCGAATCTCTCGTTCCTGCCCTGGAACGAGTGGCGTGAGACCGTGTCGCAGAAAGACGCGGAGATGACGTGGGATCACATTGCGCGTTCGCCGAACTGCAGCATCGCGAAGGCGCAGCGCCTGCTCGACTACCGTCCGCGCTACCGGTCTGATGAGGCGGTGCGGGAGTCGCTGCTCTGGTGGCGGTCCCGCTAG
- a CDS encoding VOC family protein, which produces MAQIVNSRCVLAVRNLQVSTRYYTDVLGFRKDPIDAEGWSFLTRDCFRVMLGECVDEIPAGELGNHSYYAYWNVVGVDDLFREFAAKGALITSSPTNKPWGLREFGLSTPDGHRIVCGEPIGG; this is translated from the coding sequence ATGGCCCAAATCGTGAATTCGCGCTGCGTGCTGGCGGTTCGCAACCTCCAGGTATCCACTCGCTACTACACGGATGTCCTCGGCTTCCGCAAAGATCCGATCGATGCCGAAGGCTGGAGCTTTCTCACTCGCGATTGCTTCCGCGTGATGCTCGGCGAATGCGTGGACGAGATCCCCGCCGGCGAACTCGGCAACCACTCCTACTACGCATACTGGAATGTCGTAGGCGTGGATGACCTGTTCCGCGAATTCGCCGCGAAGGGGGCACTCATCACCTCTTCGCCAACGAACAAACCATGGGGTCTGCGAGAGTTCGGCTTGAGCACCCCGGACGGACACAGAATCGTCTGCGGTGAGCCGATCGGAGGCTAG